GGCGCCGCCGATCCGCACGATCACGTCCAGCGGTCCGGTCAGGACCGGCTCGGGAACTTCTTCCACCACAGGGGGCTTGTGGTAGTCGTGCAAGCGCACGGCTTTCATGCTTTTCCTCCTCGGAGACGGACGGATCAGGTCAGCGCGGCGGGGGTATCGGCCTTCGCGGCCGTCCGCGCCCGGCGACTGGGCGCGGTGATCAGGAAGACGGCGACGGCGGCCGCTGCGAGGGGCACGACGAGAAGCCCGAAGAGCGAGCGGGGCGACCAGGAATGGTCGAGCAGCAGCCCGGCGAGCATCGGCGCGGTCAAGGCCCCGACCCGGCCGAAGGCCATCGCCCAGCCGACCCCGGTGGCCCGTACCGGCGCGGCGTAGAGACCGGGCGCGATGCCGTTGAGGCCGTTGCCGGCGGCGTTGATGAACATCCCGACCGCGACCGCGGCGATCAGCGCGGCGGCGGCCGAACCGAGGAACAGGCTCATCGCCAGGTACGCCATTCCCGCCGCGAGGAAGCACCCGACCGTCAGCACCCGCAGCCGCGCCTTGAGGGCGAGCAAGCCGAACAGCAGAGTGCCCGCGATCCCGCCGAGGTTGAGCAGGAGCCCGGCGTTCATGCCCTCCTGGGCCGAGAAGCCGCTTTGCTGCAGCAGGAGCGGCGTCCAGCTCGCCGCGAAGTAGAAGCCCGCCATCATCACGAAGTAGGAGATCCACAGCAGGACGGTGCGCGCCGTGTCCCTGGTCAGCAGCGTCGTCACCCGCACCCGTTCCTCGCCGGGTTCGGGGCCGGGCAGAACGTCGACCGCGGGCAGCCGCATCCTGGACAGGAGCCGGTTGACCTTGCTCAGCGCGCTTCGGGGCCGGCGGCTGATCAGGTAGTCCAGCGACTCCGGCATCGCGGCGGCGACCGCGAACACCATGACCAGGGTGAGCACGGCGCCCGCGAAGAACGTGGCGCGCCAGCCGTATTCGGCGACCACGAGCTTGGCGACCGCGCCGCCGAGCACCCCGCCGAGGGGCAGCCCCATCCCGTACAGCGCGATCATCGTTCCGCGCAGCCGCCGCGGCGTGTATTCCGAGATGACCACGGGCAGGCTGGCCACCATGCCGCCGATGCCGAGCCCGGTGAGGAGACGGCATCCCGCGAGCACCGCGAAACCGGTGCTGAGCGCGGCCAGCGCCATGCCGGCGGTGCACAAGGCCAGGCAGATCAGTGTGAGCGGTCTCCGGCCGACGCGGTCGGCCAGCGGGGCGAGCACGGCCGAGCCGAGCGCCATCCCCACCAGGCCGCTGCTGAGCAGCACTCCCACCCGGGAATCGGTGAGCGCCCACTCGTGCGCCACGCCGGGCGCCGCGAAAGACATCACGAGGACGTCGAAACCGTCCACGAGATTGATCACGAGACAGATCGCGACGACCCTGATCTGGAACCGGCTCATCCCCGACCGGTCGATGGAATCCCGCACGGACATGCGTTCACCTCCCTGGCCGGCAGGCGGTCGCGTCGATCTCGACCAGAAGGTCTTCGCGCACCAGTCCCTGGACGATCAGCAGCGTGTTCGGCGGATACTCCCCCGGCGGGCAATGCCGGGCGAAGTACTCCTCGCGGGCCGCGTAGAAGTCGCCGACCTGGGCACGCGAGGTCAGATAGCTCACGAACCGCACGACGTCGCGGAAGGCGGCGCCCTGCGACTCGAGGATCGTGCGCACGTTCTCGTAGGCGCGCAGCGTCTGCGTCCGCACGTCCGGCCCGGCCACGGAATTGTCCTCGGCGATGCCGCACTGGCCGGCGACGAAGATCAGCTCGCCCGCTCTGGACACGTGGGAGTACGCGCTGAACGGCGCCCCGACTCCGGGCGGGTTCTCATAGCTCGGCGCAATGGTCATGGTGGTCCGTTTCTCCTTCGAGGTCGATCAGGCGGCGGCGGGTGCGTGGGCGCCGCCGGCGAGAATCCGGCCGAGCGCGGCGGACAGTTCGGCCCCGTCCCCGGCCTGGCGCGCCCGCCAGGCGACGTGTCCGTCCGGGCGGACGAGCACCGCCCCTTCCCGGCCCATCGACAGCGGCCCGAGCAGGTGCGGCAACCGCTTGACCCGCAACGGGACGACGGCCGCCGCCGCCAGGTCCTGGCCCGCGCGCTCCCATTCCTCCGCGTCCGGCCCGCAGACCAGCACGAACATCGTGTCGAACCAGTCGATGCTCGACTCCGTCTTCTCGACGTCGAGCCAGAAGTGCGGGAACCTCGCGCCGGGCCGGTCGGTCGGCCAGTAGTGCTGCGAGTCGTACGGCGGGATCGGCGAGCCGTCGTCGACGACCGCACCGCGGGCGTAGACGTATCCCAGCGTGTGGCCGTCGCTGTGCAGCTGCTTGTTCATGTCGATCAGCAGGTCGCGCCAGCGCTGCGGTTCCTCCTCGCGGCGCCGGAAGGCCTCGTCCATCTCGTCCAGCCGCGTCTGGTTGCGCACAGCGAAGTCGGTGTTGGACTGCGCGACCGGGCGGCGCTCGTCCTCGTAGGTGTCGAGCAGGACGTCCCCGGCCCGCCCGGACAGCACGGTCGCGAGCTTCCAGGCGAGGTTGTGCACGTCCTGGACGCCGGAGTTCAGCCCGTTGCCGCCCGCGGTCGGGAACCGGTGGGCGGCGTCCCCGGCGAGGAACACCCTTCCCTCGCGGAACCGCTGCGCGACCTGGGCGCTCATCCGCCAGTTCATGACGTTGATCCGCTCGACCTTCAGGTCGGGCATCTCCCACTGCTCCCGCACTTCTTCGACGAGGCGTTCCTCGGACAGCGGCTCCTCGCCTTCCCGCAGCTTCTGCACCGCCAGCCACCGGTCGCCGTCCGGTCCGGTGGCCAGGACGTTCACGTCGGGCCGGCTCCGGTCGCGCGGCCGGACCAGGAACCCGATCGCGCTGCGGACGTGCGGCAGGTGCCCGAGGTCGGCGCGGTAGTAGTGATTCGCCATCAGCGCCAGGGTTTCCGGCCCGTCCATCGGGATCCCGACGGCCTCGCGCACCCGGCTGTTCGCGCCGTCGCACCCGACGACGTACCGCGCCCGGACCTCGAACTCCTCGCCGTCGGGCAGCCGCCGCACCCGCGCCGTCACGCCGTCGGCGTCCTGGGCGAGGGACACGAGTTCGGCGGAGCGCCGCACCTGGGCCCGCGGCCGGGCGGACAGCGCGTCGTCCAGAGCCTCCTCCACCGCGTCCTGGGGCACGATCGACCTCGGCGCGGGGGTGTGCAGGCTCGGGCAGGGGTCGGTGTAGGCCACCAAGGGGCCGTTGAGACTCTCGCACCAGCAGGCCACGTCCGCGTCCGGCGGGAGACCCGCACGACGCACCCGGTCCTCGATCCCCCACTGCCGGAACAACTCCATCGTGCGCGGGTGACAGCCCCGGGCTTTCGGGTGCGTGGTCGTGGCCGGCCGGCGCTCGACGAGCAGGCTTTCCACCCCGAACCGGTCCAGCAGCAGCGCGAGGCTCATGCCGACCGGTCCGCCCCCCGCCACGAGAACAGGTACGTCGATCATCAGGATCTTCCTTTCCGAGGGGGCTCAGTCGACGTAGGACACCCGGGGCTTGCACCGGTCGTCCTCGAGTTCCGGCAACGTCACGACGCGCTCCTGCTCGAACGCGTCGGTGCGGGCAGTGACGAACGCGGCGTCCTCGGCGAGACTGCGGTTGTAGGACACGTGGGGGCAGAACGGCGGGATGTACAGGAAATCGCCGACGCCCACGACCAGGTCGTGCTCGAGTTCCTTGCCCCAGAAGAAATGCACGCTGCCGCGGATGCCGTACAGCGCCGACTCGTGCTCGACGTGGTAGTGGACGTTCGACTTTTCGCCGGGCCGCAGCGAAGTCACCAGGAGCGACAGGTGCTTCGACGGCGTGGTCACCCCGTTCACCCCGAAGAGCGCGTTGACGTCCTGCTTGGCTCGCTGCTCGCGCTCCGGGTGCACGAGGGTGACGTCGCCGTCCCATTCGACCGTGAATTCCATGTGCCGCAATTCCTCCTCGGATCGGCGGCGGACGATCAGCGGGTCCGCCGGTGAAGCTGGGGAAACGGTGCGCCGCGAACGGCTCCCCGGTCGAGGCGGGTGTGCAGAATTTGCACAGCGGGCGGCGATTTTCCCCGCTCTCCCGGGCATAATCGGCCGACGGCGTCGTCCCGGCTCAGCGCGGCGGCGCCCGTGCGCGGCGAGGAGGCGTGATGCGGTCGACGGAGACGCAGCGGGCTTGGGAAAGGTTCCAGTCCGGAGCACCGGCCTCGATCCGCCGGGAGATCGTCGCGTCGTGGCGCCGCTCCCGCAGCAGCGGCGTCGACCCGGACCGGCTGGACCTGGCGCACAGCGAGATCGACCCGCGCTCCCCGTTCGTCCGCGTCGCCGCGCCGGTGCTGCTCGGCATGGCCGACCTGCTGGCCGGCAGCTCCACCTCGCTCGCCCTCGCCGATCCCGACGGCATCCTGACCTGGCGCTGGGAGTCCGAGCGGACGCTCACGAGCGAGCTCGACCGGATCGAGTTCGAGCCCGGCTCCCAGATCGCCGAGCGCAGCGCGGGCACCAACGGCATCGGGGTCGCCACGACCACGCGCCACCCCTCCGTGGTGATCGGCGCCGAGCACTACAAGCAGCCGTGGCACCCGTGGGCCTGCGTCGCCGCGCCGGTGGTCCACCCGATCACCCGGCGCGTCGCGGGCATCGTGAACGTCGCCTGCCCCGCCGCGGACGCCAACCACCTGCTGCTGGTCGCCGTCCGGGCACTGGTCGACGGGGTCGCCGCCGCGCTGCACGAGGCCGCGACCGTCCGGCAACGGCGGATGCTCGACGCGCACCTGTCGATGCGCTCGGCGGCGGCCGGCCCGGTCGTCACCCTCGACCGCCAGACGATGATCGTCGAGGACGACGCCGCCGAACTGGGCCTGGACCGGCCGGGCCTGTGGGCCGCGGTGACGGAAGCCGGCCCGTCGGCGAACGAGATCGCGCTCCCCGACGGCCTGCGCGCACGCCTGTACCCCGTCGTCCCCGGCCGCCTCGAAGACGGCGTCGTCCTCGTGCTCACGCGCGGGACAGCTCTGGGCGGAGGCTCGTTCAAGCCCGGTCCCGCCGACCGCCTAGGCCCGCTGGAACAGGCCGAACTACGGGTCATCACCGACACGCTCGCCGAGTGCGGCGGCAACAAGTCCGAGGCGGCGGCCCGGCTCGGCATCTCCCGTGGCACGCTGTATCAGCGACTCCGCCGCTATCGCTTGAAGTGAGCCCGATCAGCGCACGCTTCCCGTCGGGCTCGTACCTCCACAATGGACGAACGGCACCCCTACCGCACCCCCTGAACGCCGGGAACGACCGGTATCCTCTCAATTACCAACGGTAACGTCGGCCGCATGAAAATCGGACTCAACATCGGTTATTGGGGCGCCGGAAACGACTCGACGAATCTCGAACTGGCCAGAGAAGCCGACCGGCTCGGGTTTTCGGTCGTGTGGGTGGCCGAGGCGTACGGGTCGGATGCCGCGACGGTGCTGGGGTGGCTCGCCGCGCGCACCAAGCGAATCGATCTCGGCAGCGCGATCCTGCAGATCCCGGCCCGCCGTCCGACGATGACCGCGATGACCGCCGCGACGCTCGACAATCTGTCCGGCGGCAGATTCCGGCTCGGACTCGGCGTTTCCGGCCCGCAGGTGTCCGAGGGCTGGTACGGCGTCCCGTTCGGGAAACCCGTGCAGCGCACGCGCGAATACGTCGACATCGTCGGGAAAGCCCTGCGCTACGAACGGGTCCGGCACGACGGCGCGCATTTCCAGCTTCCCCTCCCCGGCGGTCCCGGCAAAGCGCTGCCGCTGGCCGTGCCTCCCGTTCGCGAGCACATTCCGCTCTACCTCGCTTCTCTCGGCCCGAAAAACCTCGAACTCACCGGCGAAATCGCCGACGGCTGGCTCGGCCTGTTCTTTTCCCCCGGCCACGGGCGCGAATCCCTCGACCGGATCCGCGCCGGCCGCGCGAAGATCGGTGCGACGCTCGACGGATTCGACGTGGTGACCACCGCCCCGCTCGCGGTCGGCGACGACTGGCGGGCGGCGGCCGACTGCGCCCGGCCCTACGTCGCCGGGTTCATCGGCGGAGCGGGCAGCCGCGAGAAGAACTTCTACCGCGATCTCGCCGCCCGCATGGGCTACGCGGCCGCCGCGGACGAGATCCGCGACCGGTACCTGACCATGGACTACGCCGGGGCGATGGCCGCGATCCCGGCGGACTTCCTCGACGCGACCTCGCTTCTCGGCCCGAAGGAACGGATCGCCGACCGGATGCGCGCCCTCGCCGAAGCCGGGGTCACCACGCTCGCGCTCTCGCCGACGCACCCCGATCCCGAAGCCAGCAAAGCCGCCTTGCGCGTCGCGGCGGAAGCCCTTGCCGCGTCCGGGGTCGGGGACTGATCCACAATGGACCTCGGGTGCCGCTGTCGCAGCCGGACCGGCCCGTCACAGCCCTTTCAGGACACGATCCAGCGCCGCCCGGCCCGCGGGTCCCCAGTGCGGTTTGCCGCCCGGCAATCCCCGGTCCCCGTTCTGTCCCATGAGGATCAGGAAGAGACTCTTCATCGCCGCCAGCCCGCGGGCGCGCCGGATCGCCGGCTCGTCCGCCCGCGCGTAACTCTCGAAAAACCGCGCGGCGGTGCCCGCGGGCAGCAACACCCAGGCGGCGGCGAGATCCCACGCCGGATCGCCGGCGAACAGGTCGCCGAAATCCACGATGCCGGACAGGGTTCCTTGGGAGACAACGACATTCGCAGGATGAAGGTCGCCGTGCACCCACACCGGCGGGCTCTCCCACGCGGGGGCCGCGACGGCGTCGTCCCAGACCGCCCGGACGTCGGCTGCGAGGTCGTCGAGAGCAACCGCCTCGAGGAATTTCTCGAAGCCGCCGGTGCAGTCTCGGGGATGGGCCCCGCGGTCCGTGGCGATCGGCGCGTCGGCGGGGGCTTCCACGTGGAGCGCGCGGAGGAAGTCCGCGAGAGTGTCGGCCGCGTGGGTGCCGCGGCTGATCGTGCCGTGGTCGAGCGGTTCGCCAGGAACCCAGGTCATCACGGTCCAGTGCTTGGGGAAACGCTCGGACGGTTCGCCGTGCCGCACCGGCGTCGGCACCGGGAGCGGCAGGCGCGGAGCCAGGGCCGGCAGCCACTTCCGCTCCTTGAACTGCTGCGCCGAGGTGGGGTCCATGCGCTGCATGCGGACGGCCAGCTCGTCGCCGAGACGCCACATCTGGTTGCCCCAGCCGCCCGCCACCTCGCGGATCGCCAGACCGGCGAGGTCGGGATGCTGCTCCCGGAGCAGGTCCCGGACCAGCTCCGCGGTGAGGACGATTTCGGTGCCGGTCACGGGAAACGACAGTACCGAGGCCGCCGCCGGGTCAGCAGTCGCGTTCGTCGAGCCGGGCGCGGAGGCCGGTGATGATGTCGTGGGCGTCGGCGAGTTCGTCTTCCAGGCCGACGATCCGGGCCGCCGACGCGAGGGAATGGCCCTCGTCCAGCTGTTCGCGCAGCCGCAGCACGAGGGTCAGCTGGCGGCGGGAGTAGCGGCGATGCCCGCCGCCGGAGCGTTCGGGCCGCACCACGGCGGCGGTGTCCAGGCTGCGCAGGAAAGCCTGCTGCACGCCCAGCATCTCGGCGGCCTGCCCGGTCGTGTAGGCCGGGTAGTCCTGGTCGTCGAGGTTCTCGAGTCCGGTCACGCAACCTCCTGTCTGGGACAGACGATATCTGGACTCGAGGCTTGACACAATCTCCAGTCCGCGCTATAGAAATTTCTAGACGCGATAGCTGACCTGGGTGCCGAGAAGAACGTAGCCGGGGAGTGATCGACGATGCCGGACACCATCAGCCGCCAGGACGCGACCGCCCGCGAGTTCGCGGAGCTGATCTGCGCCGACCCGGCCTGGCTGCGCGCCGAGTTCGAGGCGATCGTGTCCGCTGGTTTCGGCGACGTCCCGGCGCTTCCGCCGGTGCCCGCCAACGATTCCCGTCCGCTGGACCCCGGGAAGACCGCCGCTGCGCGACGGGTCGCGGCGAGCGTGTGGCGGGCTTGGCCGCCGGAGCACCGGGAGCGCGCCCCTCCGCCGCCGAGCGAGGACACGAAAGCCGTGACATCGCTCGGGAGGTGATAACGCGCCGCGGCCGGACGGGGAGGTCTGCCACCACGGTTGGCCGAGAGGCTCGCACAGCCCCGGCACCGCGTCTCGTGACGTGGCCCCGCGACCGCCCCGGAGCACCGGCAGCGCTGACTTGCCGACAACTCATCACGATTGCTTTTCACCCGAACTGGTTCCGGCCCCGCCGCTGCGTCCGGCGGGGCCGCATCTCCGCGAAGACCGGCGATCCAGCAGCCGCGGATCGCGAAAATCTGCAGTCACGGGAACAGGATTTCAGAGCGAGTCGTTAGCAGAGTGGAGACCAAGCGAGCGCCCGCCCCGACGGCGGGCAGGGAAGGAGAAAGGGAGGCGCATGGTCATGTTGATGCGAACTGACCCGTTCCGGGAGCTCGATCGGCTGACCCAGCAGTTCTTCGGCGGCAACGGCACCACGACCCGTCCGGCGGTGATGCCGATGGACGCCTACCGGTCCGGCAACGACTACGTCGTGCAGTTCGACCTGCCCGGCGTCGCGCCGGAGTCCATCGACCTGGACGTCGAGCGCAACGTGCTGACCGTCCGGGCCGAGCGCAGGCCCGACTACGGCGAGGACGCGGAGGTCCAGGTCTCCGAACGGCCGCGCGGGGTCTTCTCCCGCCAGCTGTTCCTGGGCGACACGCTCGACACCGACAGCATCAAAGCCGACTACGACGCGGGCGTGCTCACCCTGCGAGTGCCAATCGCCGAACAGGCCAAGCCGCGCAAGATCGCCATCGGCGGCAGCGGCGAGACCAAGCAGATCCGCGCCTGACCGTCCCGAATCCGGCCCCGTCCCCGCGACGGGGCCACGCCTCTCCGGCCCGGCAGCGCTGGCCGGAGTTGTGTGCCGGAAATGCTTGCAGCTTCACGGTTTCCCCGGCTGTGACCGCCTCGGCAACACAAGCACGGGGCATTTCCAGTGAATTGCCGGCCCGCGGTTATCGGGCCGCTGGAGCGCGGCAATCCCACGGTACCGTCGATCGTCAGCCGTCCTTGCCACGCGCATTGGCGCATCGCTGGCCGCGCAACCAAAACCTTGGCCGCCTCCGGTCGGCGGTAGCGCCCCACCCCCGGGTTCCGCCACCCTGAACACCCGAGGACGGGAGGCGCCGGGTGAAGGTCGTCATCGTCGGGGCGGGCATCGGCGGGCTGACCGCGGCCCTGTGGCTGCACCGCGAAGGCCTCGAATCCACGGTGTACGAACAGAGCACCCGGATCGGCGAACTCGGCGTCGGGATCAACGCATTGCCGCACGCCGTCAAGGAACTCGCCGCGCTCGGGTTGCTCGACCAGCTGGACGAGATCGGCATCCGCACCCGCGAGCTGTTCTACACCCACCGGCTCGGGCAGGTCATTCTCCACAAGCCGTGCGGGCTCGACGCCGGATTCGCGCTCCCGCAGTACTGCTTGCACCGGGGCAGACTGCAGAACATGTTGCGGCAAGCCGTCCAAGACCGGCTCGGTCCCGATGCGATCCGAACCGGGCACCGGCTGACCGGGTTCGAGCAGGACGAGCGGGGCGTCCGGGTGCGCTTCGCCGAGCGGGATCGCGGCGAAGCGGTCACCGTGCCCGCCGACATTCTGGTGGCGGCAGACGGAATTCACTCGGCTGCCCGGTCCTTGCTGTTCCCCGCGGAGGGACCGCCGCGCTGGAACGGCGTCTTGATGTGGCGCGGCGCCACTGACTGGCCGGAATTCGGCGGCGGCGCTTCGATGATCGTTTCCGGCGGCACCGACGCCAAGCTGGTGATTTACCCGATCGGACCAGGAAAGACCGCAAGCACCCGGCTGACCAACTGGGCCGTCTGCATCCGCACCGGGCAGCCCGGCGACCCTCCCCCGGAGCGGCAGGACTGGGCCAAGCCCGGCGACCGATCCGAACTGGCCCGGCACGTCGGGCGGTTCCGCTGCCCGACGGTCGACCACGTCGCGCTGGCCGAGGCCACCGAGGAGATCTTCGAATTCCCGATGTGCGACCGCGATCCGCTGCCCGCCTGGTCGCACGGACGCGTGACGCTGCTCGGCGACGCCGCCCATCCGATGTACCCGATGGGGTCCAACGGCGCCGGCCAGGCGATCCTCGACGCGTCCAGCCTCGCCGCGCACCTGGCCCGGCACGCCGATCCCGCCGAGGCCCTGCGCGCGTACGAAACCGACCGGCTGGCGGCCACCAGCGAGATCGTGCTGCGCAACCGCCTGGGCGGCCCGGAAAACGTCATCGACGAGGTCGAACGGCGCGCGCCGGACGGGTTCGACCGCCTCGAGGACGTCATCGACGCGGCGACGCTCGAGGCGATCGTCAGCGGCTACGCGCAGGTTTCCGGCGCGTCCCAGCAGCAGGTGAACCGCGCCTGAGCCGGTTCAGGCTCCCTCCACCGAACCGGGCGGCAGGAAGTCGACGTCGTGCAGTACCGACACCCGGACCACCTCGGCCGGGTCCGTCAGGTTGTGCAGTTTGTCGAACAGCGACGCCAGCTTCCCGGCCGGGCTCACCCAGAACAGCCCCCGGGTCATGCCCTCGCTGCGGTTGTAATAGGCGTGCGGGAGCCCCTTCGGCATCCGCACGGTGTCGCCGGGACCGGCGGTTTCCCAGTGGCCGTCGAGGTAGAGCGTGAAAACGCCCTCCAGGATGTAGATGTGCTCGTCCTGAGTCGGATGGACGTGCGGGGGCACCCCGGTGCCGGGCGGGTCGAGGGTTTCAAACGCGAAACTCGACTCGCTGGCCGCCTTCATCGAGTAGGTGTGGCCGAGCACGTTCCACACCTTGCCCCGCATGCCCTCGCGGGCCGGCGTGATCCCCTTGGGCAGGGGACCGAGCACGATTTCCTCGCCGGACATCCGCACCTCCTGGCCGATGGTCTCTTCTTCTCCGGCAGAGACTCTGCGCTATCCGGGCGGCGGTGTACAGCCGCCAGCCGCGGAACGCCAGGACGCGCTCAGTTGTATTCGGAGATCTCCACCCCGAACGTCCCCGGCTCCAGCGCCTCGAAGATGTGCGGCACATCCCCCGGATAGCAGATGTAGTCCCCGGGCAGCAGCTCCACCGGGTCGTCCATGATGCCGATCCGCGCGCGGCCGGCGCACAGCACGGTGTGCTCGACGACGCCGCTCATGTGCGGGTCCGACCGCCGCGGGATGCCGGGCTCCGCGCTGACCAGGTAGATGTCCCGGCGCGCCGCGGACGGGCACGCCGACAGCAGGGTGCACGCGTAGTCGGCGTGTTCGGCGAACACCGTCGGGCCCTTGCCCGCGCGGATCACCTTCACCTCCTGCCGTTCCGGTTCGACCAACCGGGAAAACGGCACGTCCAGCGCGACGCCCAGGGCCCACAGCGTCTCCACGCTCGGGTTGCCCGCCCCCGATTCCAGTTGGGACAACGTGGATTTCGCCAGGCCGGCGCGGCGGGCGACCTCGGTCAGGGAGAGGCCGGCGCGGGCCCGTTCGCGGCGCAGGGACGCCGCGATGATGTCCAGCGGCGCGCCGGTGCTCTCGTTCGGCATCTGTGTTCGCTCCATCAGTCTTCTCGTTCGCCTTGACGAACAGGGTCGGTTGTGTTCAGCATAGGACACTATGCGTTCGATTTGGCGAACACTCGATCGCGGCCTCGCCCGCGACATCGGTCTCGTGTGCCTGGCCGACGCCCTCGTGGGCGTGTCCTACGGCGCCATCGCGGTGGGCTCCGGCTTCCCGCTGTGGGCGCCGATGCTGCTGTCCCTGCTGGTCTTCGCCGGCGCGTCGCAGTTCATGTTCGTCGGCATCGTCGCCTCGGGCGGCAATCCGCTCGCGGCGGTCGCCGCCGGGCTGCTGGTGAACGCGCGGCACGTGCCGTTCGGGTTCGCGGTCGGCGACGCGCTCGGGCGCGGCCTGCTCGGACGGCTGGCCGGCAGCCACCTGATGATCGACGAATCGGTGGCGTTCGCGCTGGCCCAGCGCGACGCGGAGCGGCGGCGGGCGGCGTACTGGGCGTGCGGCATCGGGCTGTTCGTGTGCTGGAACCTCGGGGTCGTGGTGGGCGCGTTCGCCGGGTCCGCGATCAGCGACACCGACGCGTTCGGCCTGGACGCCGCGTTCCCGGCGGTGCTGCTGGCGCTCGTGCTGCCGTCGCTGAAGGACCGGGCCTCGCGGCTGCCGGTGCTGATCGGCGTGGTGGTCGCCCTTGCCGCCACTCCCCTGCTCCCGGCCGGGCTGCCGGTGCTGCTGGCGCTGGTCGGAGTGGTCGCCGGGGCCGCGGCGAAGGAGCCCAAGTCTCTGGAAGGAGCGCACTGATGGACGGTGCGGAACTGATCGTCGCGACACTCGTGCTGGCGGCCGGGACGTTCGCGTTCCGGCTCGCCGGGCCGCTGCTGCGCACGAAAGTGCGGTTGTCCCCGCGCGCCGAGCGGCTGATGACGCTCTCGGCGGTGGTGCTGCTCGCCGCGCTGGTCGCGACCAGCGCGCTGACCCAGGGGCACGAATTCGCCGGAATCGCCCGGCCGGCCGGAGTTCTGGCGGGCGGAGTGCTCGCGTGGCGGAAGGCGCCGTTCGTGGCGGTCGTGATCGCCGCCGCGGCGACCGCCGCGTTGCTCAGGCTCGCCGGAGTCCCGTAACCGGAAATCGCACGGCGACTTCCAGTGCGCAATTCTTCTCGAACGAGAAAACACCCGGCAAGCAATAACGATCGGGCGGGAGAGGCGACCGTTCGCCTCCCCCGCCCGCCGGTGGGGAAATCAGTTCCGGGTCATCGGGCGGAAATCGCCCGCGAACCGGTCGCGCCGGCCGCGCCGCACGACGGCTCGTCCGGCTGGGCGGAAACGCTCACGGCGTCCCACGCCGCCTTCACAGTGTTGAATTCGGTGCAGCCGTTGGGGAAGAGGTTCTTCGCCGCGGTCAGCGTCCAGGTGCGGTAGCTCTGGTACGAGCTGCCGCTGGTCTTCAGCAGCATCGCGTTGTAGAAGATCTTCACCGCGGTCTGCACGCCGAGCCCGGTCACCGTGGAGTTGTTGCACGTCGGGCTCGTCGGCTGGCCGTTGGTCGGGTTCGTTCCCTCGGCCAGCAGGTAGAACCAGTGGTTGCCGGGGCCGGCCGCGGCGTGCACCTCGGTGCCCGG
The nucleotide sequence above comes from Amycolatopsis sp. AA4. Encoded proteins:
- a CDS encoding AzlD domain-containing protein; protein product: MDGAELIVATLVLAAGTFAFRLAGPLLRTKVRLSPRAERLMTLSAVVLLAALVATSALTQGHEFAGIARPAGVLAGGVLAWRKAPFVAVVIAAAATAALLRLAGVP
- a CDS encoding Hsp20/alpha crystallin family protein, translated to MLMRTDPFRELDRLTQQFFGGNGTTTRPAVMPMDAYRSGNDYVVQFDLPGVAPESIDLDVERNVLTVRAERRPDYGEDAEVQVSERPRGVFSRQLFLGDTLDTDSIKADYDAGVLTLRVPIAEQAKPRKIAIGGSGETKQIRA
- a CDS encoding cupin domain-containing protein, with protein sequence MSGEEIVLGPLPKGITPAREGMRGKVWNVLGHTYSMKAASESSFAFETLDPPGTGVPPHVHPTQDEHIYILEGVFTLYLDGHWETAGPGDTVRMPKGLPHAYYNRSEGMTRGLFWVSPAGKLASLFDKLHNLTDPAEVVRVSVLHDVDFLPPGSVEGA
- a CDS encoding helix-turn-helix domain-containing protein codes for the protein MPNESTGAPLDIIAASLRRERARAGLSLTEVARRAGLAKSTLSQLESGAGNPSVETLWALGVALDVPFSRLVEPERQEVKVIRAGKGPTVFAEHADYACTLLSACPSAARRDIYLVSAEPGIPRRSDPHMSGVVEHTVLCAGRARIGIMDDPVELLPGDYICYPGDVPHIFEALEPGTFGVEISEYN
- a CDS encoding flavin-dependent oxidoreductase, producing the protein MKVVIVGAGIGGLTAALWLHREGLESTVYEQSTRIGELGVGINALPHAVKELAALGLLDQLDEIGIRTRELFYTHRLGQVILHKPCGLDAGFALPQYCLHRGRLQNMLRQAVQDRLGPDAIRTGHRLTGFEQDERGVRVRFAERDRGEAVTVPADILVAADGIHSAARSLLFPAEGPPRWNGVLMWRGATDWPEFGGGASMIVSGGTDAKLVIYPIGPGKTASTRLTNWAVCIRTGQPGDPPPERQDWAKPGDRSELARHVGRFRCPTVDHVALAEATEEIFEFPMCDRDPLPAWSHGRVTLLGDAAHPMYPMGSNGAGQAILDASSLAAHLARHADPAEALRAYETDRLAATSEIVLRNRLGGPENVIDEVERRAPDGFDRLEDVIDAATLEAIVSGYAQVSGASQQQVNRA
- a CDS encoding AzlC family ABC transporter permease, yielding MRSIWRTLDRGLARDIGLVCLADALVGVSYGAIAVGSGFPLWAPMLLSLLVFAGASQFMFVGIVASGGNPLAAVAAGLLVNARHVPFGFAVGDALGRGLLGRLAGSHLMIDESVAFALAQRDAERRRAAYWACGIGLFVCWNLGVVVGAFAGSAISDTDAFGLDAAFPAVLLALVLPSLKDRASRLPVLIGVVVALAATPLLPAGLPVLLALVGVVAGAAAKEPKSLEGAH